The proteins below come from a single Fusobacterium sp. FSA-380-WT-3A genomic window:
- a CDS encoding PTS sugar transporter subunit IIA: protein MFENDINLRVEVVNNVKDWQEAIDIASSMLIKDNCITENYIEEIKENIKLNGEKFLVDHDIFLAHSRPGNKVSKNSLSFLKINDGIVFPNVENKKIKLLFIISALSSKHHMKWLKKFARIMDDVDLVTKLNNAQTKDEILEIFKNKI, encoded by the coding sequence ATGTTTGAAAATGATATAAATTTAAGAGTAGAGGTCGTAAATAACGTAAAAGATTGGCAAGAAGCTATTGATATTGCTTCTTCAATGCTGATAAAAGATAATTGTATTACAGAAAATTATATAGAAGAAATAAAAGAAAATATAAAATTAAATGGAGAAAAGTTTTTGGTAGATCATGATATCTTTTTAGCACATTCGAGACCAGGAAATAAAGTTAGTAAAAATTCACTATCTTTTTTAAAAATAAATGATGGGATAGTTTTTCCAAATGTTGAAAATAAAAAGATAAAATTATTATTTATTATATCAGCATTATCTTCTAAGCATCATATGAAATGGTTAAAAAAATTTGCAAGAATAATGGATGATGTAGATTTAGTAACAAAATTGAATAATGCCCAAACTAAAGATGAAATATTGGAAATATTTAAAAATAAAATTTAG
- a CDS encoding ROK family protein, whose product MKYIAGVDIGGTNTKIGILDEEGDIIIKKSIKTLSLEGVEKTMIRIWETICELLREKNISIDNLEGVGMGIPGPVKNQEIVGFFANFPWKKNLNIAEIFKKISGKETKLENDVNVIALGEAKHGAGKGSKSSVTIALGTGIGGGICIDGKIISGFTGAGGEVGHMKLVKDGKLCGCGQRGCFEAYASATGIEREAISRLKVNKTNELYKKLNGQIDKLEAKDIFECAKEGDEFSLDIVEYESEYLAMGIGNILNLINPEKIILSGGVSLAGDILLDKVKEKLPKYAMGVTLQDGFKIEIGILEENAGIYGAAALIG is encoded by the coding sequence ATGAAATATATTGCTGGAGTAGATATTGGAGGAACAAATACAAAAATAGGTATATTAGATGAAGAGGGCGATATTATTATAAAAAAATCTATAAAAACATTGTCTTTAGAAGGAGTAGAAAAGACAATGATAAGAATATGGGAAACTATTTGTGAATTGTTAAGAGAAAAAAATATAAGTATAGATAATTTAGAAGGTGTAGGAATGGGAATTCCCGGACCTGTAAAAAATCAAGAAATAGTTGGATTTTTTGCTAATTTTCCTTGGAAAAAAAATTTAAATATAGCTGAAATTTTTAAAAAAATAAGTGGAAAAGAAACAAAATTAGAAAATGATGTAAATGTTATAGCTTTAGGTGAGGCAAAGCATGGGGCTGGAAAAGGTTCAAAAAGTAGTGTTACTATAGCTTTAGGAACAGGAATTGGTGGTGGTATTTGTATAGATGGTAAAATAATTTCTGGATTTACTGGCGCTGGTGGAGAAGTAGGACATATGAAACTTGTTAAAGATGGAAAACTTTGTGGTTGTGGGCAAAGAGGGTGTTTTGAAGCTTATGCTTCAGCTACAGGAATAGAAAGAGAAGCTATTTCAAGGTTAAAAGTAAATAAAACAAATGAATTGTATAAAAAATTAAATGGACAAATAGATAAATTAGAGGCTAAAGATATATTTGAATGTGCTAAAGAGGGAGATGAATTTTCTCTTGATATAGTAGAATATGAAAGTGAATATTTAGCTATGGGTATAGGAAATATTTTAAATTTAATCAATCCTGAAAAAATAATATTATCTGGTGGAGTATCTTTGGCAGGAGATATACTTTTAGATAAAGTTAAAGAAAAATTACCTAAATATGCTATGGGAGTAACTTTACAAGATGGATTTAAAATAGAAATAGGAATTTTGGAAGAAAATGCAGGAATTTATGGAGCGGCAGCATTGATAGGTTAA
- the trpS gene encoding tryptophan--tRNA ligase, which translates to MKRSLSGIQPSGTLHLGNYFGAMKQFIENQDKYEGFYFVADYHSLTSLTKPEILRESTRNIILDYLALGLDPEKCTLFLQSDVPEHVELSWLLSNVTPVGLMERGHSYKDKIAKGIFPNTGLLTYPILMAADILIYDSDVVPVGKDQKQHLEMARDIAMKFNQQYGVDFFKLPEPLIMESLAVVPGTDGQKMSKSYGNTINMFAPKNILKKQVMSIVTDSTELEAPKNPDNNISQLYKLFVSEEKYQEMRNKFIAGGYGYGHAKKELLEAILEYFKDARERREELMKNPEYVDEVLRKGALKAREIARKKISEAKQIVGLMGNAYNK; encoded by the coding sequence ATGAAAAGAAGTTTATCTGGTATACAACCAAGTGGAACTTTACATCTTGGTAACTATTTTGGAGCCATGAAACAATTTATTGAAAATCAAGATAAATATGAAGGATTTTATTTTGTAGCTGATTATCATTCTCTAACTTCTCTTACAAAACCAGAAATTTTAAGAGAAAGCACAAGAAATATTATTTTAGATTATCTAGCTTTAGGACTTGACCCTGAAAAATGTACTTTATTTTTACAATCAGATGTTCCCGAACATGTAGAACTTTCTTGGCTTTTATCAAATGTTACTCCTGTAGGACTAATGGAAAGAGGTCACTCTTACAAAGATAAAATAGCTAAGGGAATTTTTCCAAATACAGGACTTTTAACTTATCCTATCCTTATGGCTGCTGATATTTTAATCTATGATTCCGATGTAGTTCCTGTAGGAAAGGACCAAAAACAGCATCTAGAAATGGCTAGAGATATAGCTATGAAATTTAACCAACAATATGGAGTTGATTTCTTTAAACTTCCTGAACCATTAATTATGGAAAGTTTAGCTGTAGTTCCTGGAACTGATGGACAAAAAATGAGTAAATCATACGGAAATACTATAAATATGTTTGCTCCAAAAAATATTTTAAAAAAGCAAGTAATGTCAATAGTAACTGATTCTACTGAGCTAGAAGCACCTAAAAACCCTGACAATAATATATCACAACTTTATAAACTTTTTGTGTCAGAAGAAAAATATCAAGAAATGAGAAATAAATTTATAGCTGGTGGATATGGTTATGGACATGCCAAAAAAGAATTATTAGAAGCTATTCTTGAATATTTTAAAGATGCTCGTGAACGTAGAGAAGAACTTATGAAAAATCCTGAATATGTAGATGAAGTTTTAAGAAAAGGAGCTCTAAAAGCTCGTGAAATAGCTAGAAAAAAAATATCAGAAGCTAAACAAATTGTTGGACTTATGGGAAATGCTTATAATAAATAA
- a CDS encoding AzlC family ABC transporter permease, protein MKNYDEIKRAISFGIPVFISYIPVAITFGLVAKNSGFSLFEAFAFSFFLITGSGQFMTINLWNINTGIVGIWFTVFLMNLRLFLMSSALNDKLTDRAKKYSLFIAPLITDESFALSSLQEKKIEPEFIIPLQCIGHFFWWTFTIIGYIMGGFLPENISNSMGIAIYALFISMLVPQMKKSLSITFIVLLSGFINWFIKYLNIFPSGWNIILAIIISSFVGSFILKEEVESNE, encoded by the coding sequence ATGAAAAATTATGATGAAATAAAACGCGCTATTAGTTTTGGAATACCAGTTTTTATATCTTATATTCCTGTAGCCATTACTTTTGGACTAGTGGCCAAAAATTCTGGTTTTTCTTTATTTGAAGCTTTTGCTTTTTCATTTTTTCTGATAACAGGTTCTGGACAATTTATGACTATAAATCTTTGGAATATAAATACAGGAATTGTAGGAATTTGGTTCACTGTTTTTTTAATGAATTTAAGATTATTTTTAATGAGTTCAGCTTTAAATGATAAGCTTACTGATAGAGCTAAAAAATATTCTCTTTTTATTGCACCTTTAATAACTGATGAATCCTTTGCTTTATCAAGTTTACAAGAAAAGAAAATAGAACCTGAATTTATAATTCCGTTACAATGTATTGGACATTTTTTTTGGTGGACTTTTACAATAATTGGTTATATTATGGGAGGTTTTCTACCTGAAAATATAAGTAATAGTATGGGAATAGCTATTTATGCCCTATTTATTTCTATGTTAGTTCCTCAAATGAAAAAATCTTTATCTATAACTTTTATTGTTCTTCTTTCAGGATTTATAAATTGGTTTATTAAATATTTAAATATATTTCCAAGTGGTTGGAATATAATTTTAGCTATTATTATTTCTTCTTTTGTAGGAAGTTTTATTTTAAAAGAGGAGGTTGAATCAAATGAATAA
- a CDS encoding AzlD domain-containing protein has product MNKTTFILILGLTLVTFIPRFLPFKLMKNIKLSKRASLFLKSIPFSAIGALVLPDVFFSIPNNFIASYIGAFSAFILSLMFKNYIYAVIGSILLVYLSIIFF; this is encoded by the coding sequence ATGAATAAAACTACTTTTATTTTGATTTTAGGATTAACTTTAGTAACCTTTATTCCGAGATTTCTTCCTTTTAAACTTATGAAAAACATAAAACTTTCAAAAAGAGCATCTTTATTTTTAAAATCCATTCCTTTTTCAGCTATAGGAGCACTAGTTTTACCAGATGTATTTTTTTCAATTCCTAATAATTTTATTGCTTCATATATAGGAGCTTTTAGTGCTTTTATTCTTTCATTAATGTTTAAAAATTATATTTATGCTGTTATTGGAAGTATTTTATTGGTATATTTATCTATTATATTTTTCTAA